In a genomic window of Bemisia tabaci chromosome 1, PGI_BMITA_v3:
- the LOC109034016 gene encoding putative sodium-dependent multivitamin transporter isoform X2, with amino-acid sequence MAVFSIIDHLVLDITLLISAAIGIYSRFSGGKQQTTKEYLLGNQNQRILPVAFSLMASFMSAVTLLGVSAETYNHGFIFVLINFSYIIGTPVVTNIFLPVFFNLGAISVYEYLERRFGFATRLACSLAFTFQMMLYTGIVLYAPALALEAVTGLSQRMSILIVGLCCLFYSTVGGIKAVIWTDVFQSLLMYGALLAVIFVAAAKFDGVSGIWKIAEEHGRINLYNPSLDLTERHSWLALTVGGFFTFLSLYAINQTQIQRYLTMQDLNTATKSLWLSLPLLMFLSFATCFCGLSIFAMYHNCDPISMKRIASKDQLMPLFVIDTMQHLPGLSGLFVAGIFSASLSSVSAAINSLAAVTVQDFIKPLHSAVSKGVMLDSTCSYLLKALVLLFGILCIGVAYLTQFFGSILQMSLTLFGVIGGPVLAVFTMGVLNPYCNQKGALTGLFLGLIFSFWLGFSGPKPIPQRLSIDISGCANSTLVTINDLTNEISIEEDSTTVYPLTDEQSYSYLFRISYLYYIVLGFFSTAIVAVLVSLVTEANKNLNPSLYAPCIEKYVRRYQSKRQSKTVIVPESEATQYPLDKIEFVSDQEVIT; translated from the exons ATGGCAGTTTTCAGCATTATTGATCATTTGGTGCTGGACATAACTCTGCTCATATCAGCAGCCATTGGTATTTATTCTAGATTCTCTGGAGGAAAGCAGCAAACCACGAAG GAATACCTTCTCGGTAATCAGAACCAAAGAATCTTACCAGTTGCTTTTTCTCTCATGGCTAGTTTCATGTCAGCTGTAACATTACTGGGTGTTAGTGCTGAAACTTATAATCATGGATTCATTTTTGTACTAATAAATTTTTCCTACATCATCGGCACTCCAGTTGTCACAAACATCTTTTTGCCTGTGTTTTTCAATTTAGGTGCCATTTCTGTGTACGAG TATTTAGAAAGGAGGTTTGGTTTTGCAACAAGGCTCGCCTGTTCTCTAGCATTCACCTTCCAGATGATGCTTTACACAGGCATTGTTTTGTATGCCCCAGCTCTAGCACTTGAAGCAGTCACTGGTCTTTCTCAAAGAATGTCTATCCTCATTGTTGGCCTATGTTGTTTGTTTTACTCCACAGTTGGTGGAATCAAAGCTGTTATATGGACTGATGTCTTTCAG TCCTTATTGATGTATGGTGCTCTATTGGCTGTTATCTTTGTTGCTGCTGCAAAATTTGACGGTGTCTCTGGGATTTGGAAAATTGCTGAAGAACATGGACGTATCAATCTTTATAA CCCATCTTTGGATCTCACTGAGCGGCACAGTTGGTTAGCTCTAACAGTCGGAGGCTTCTTCACATTCTTGTCTTTGTATGCAATTAATCAAACTCAAATTCAAAGATACTTAACAATGCAAGACCTGAATACTGCAACAAAGTCTTTGTGGTTGTCACTGCCTCTCCTTATGTTTCTTTCCTTTGCAACATGTTTCTGTGGACTCTCAATTTTTGCTATGTACCACAACTGCGATCCAATCAG TATGAAGCGAATTGCAAGCAAAGACCAATTAATGCCACTTTTTGTGATTGACACAATGCAGCATTTACCTGGTCTATCAGGTCTTTTTGTAGCTGGAATATTTAGTGCATCGTTAAGCTCTGTCTCAGCAGCTATAAATTCACTCGCTGCTGTCACTGTTCAAGACTTCATCAAG CCCTTACACTCAGCAGTTTCCAAAGGAGTCATGCTGGACTCAACTTGCAGTTATCTTCTTAAAGCGCTGGTACTTTTGTTTGGCATACTTTGTATTGGTGTGGCCtatttaactcaatttttcggaaGCATCCTTCAAATGTCTCTGACTCTTTTTGGCGTGATTGGTGGTCCAGTTTTAGCCGTTTTCACAATGGGTGTCCTGAATCCGTACTGTAATCAGAAG GGTGCATTAACCGGATTGTTCTTAGGCCTTATTTTCTCCTTCTGGCTAGGCTTCAGTGGCCCTAAACCAATACCCCAAAGGTTGTCTATTGATATTAGTGGTTGTGCCAATAGCACCCTTGTGACTATCAACGATTTAACAAATGAAATATCCATTGAAGAGGACTCTACAACTGTCTACCCCCT aACAGATGAACAGTCTTACAGCTACTTGTTCCGAATTAGCTATCTTTACTACATAGTTCTTggatttttctcaactgcaATAGTAGCCGTTCTAGTCAGTCTTGTCACTGAagcaaacaaaaatttgaatccaTCTCTCTATGCTCCTTGTATAGAAAAGTATGTCAGAAGATATCAGAGCAAGAGGCAAAGTAAAACA GTAATAGTTCCTGAATCTGAGGCCACCCAATATCCTTTGGACAAAATCGAATTTGTCAGTGATCAAGAGGTCATTACGTAA
- the LOC109034019 gene encoding pyridoxal phosphate phosphatase PHOSPHO2 has protein sequence MKLLIAFDFDHTVVDANTDIVVRKLVHDSKIPDSTREISKKHGWTAYMREIFKILRRNDVTPKKIVESVQKIPPVSGMVELFKFLKCNNCDVIIISDSNSVFISDWLKHYGLSDHVSAVFTNPAYFDESNLLHIEMYHEQHSCKLSAINLCKGAILEQYISDQSDKGVSFDVIAFVGDGNNDLCPSLRLKEKDLIFAREGYVLKDILTKPESDHKASLHSWSTAYDIKKVLSSQVFHNTDLM, from the coding sequence ATGAAATTATTGATAGCGTTTGATTTTGACCATACTGTTGTAGACGCCAATACTGATATAGTCGTAAGGAAACTGGTCCACGACTCTAAAATTCCTGACTCTACccgtgaaatttcgaaaaagcATGGCTGGACTGCCTACatgcgtgaaatttttaaaattttgcgtcGGAATGAtgtaacaccgaaaaaaattgttgaatcagttCAAAAGATTCCACCAGTGTCCGGAATGGTagaattgtttaaatttttaaaatgcaataACTGTGATGTAATCATAATTTCGGACTCAAATTCAGttttcatttctgattggttgaaACATTACGGCTTGAGTGATCACGTTAGTGCTGTTTTTACAAACCCTGCATATTTTGATGAATCTAACTTATTACATATTGAAATGTATCATGAGCAGCATTCCTGTAAGCTGTCTGCAATTAATTTATGTAAAGGTGCGATACTAGAACAGTATATTAGTGATCAATCAGACAAAGGTGTATCGTTTGACGTAATAGCATTTGTAGGTGATGGGAACAATGACCTATGTCCATCCTTAAGACTAAAAGAGaaagatttaatttttgcacGTGAAGGGTATGTATTAAAGGACATTCTAACTAAACCAGAGAGTGATCATAAAGCTTCTCTTCACTCATGGAGTACTGCATACGATATCAAGAAAGTGCTATCATCACAAGTCTTTCACAACACCGATCTCATGTAA
- the LOC109034016 gene encoding putative sodium-dependent multivitamin transporter isoform X3, translating into MNSIRLLFSIKKVLTIAKAKKHRLEPLNKNTQHSLTMAVFSIIDHLVLDITLLISAAIGIYSRFSGGKQQTTKEYLLGNQNQRILPVAFSLMASFMSAVTLLGVSAETYNHGFIFVLINFSYIIGTPVVTNIFLPVFFNLGAISVYEYLERRFGFATRLACSLAFTFQMMLYTGIVLYAPALALEAVTGLSQRMSILIVGLCCLFYSTVGGIKAVIWTDVFQSLLMYGALLAVIFVAAAKFDGVSGIWKIAEEHGRINLYNPSLDLTERHSWLALTVGGFFTFLSLYAINQTQIQRYLTMQDLNTATKSLWLSLPLLMFLSFATCFCGLSIFAMYHNCDPISMKRIASKDQLMPLFVIDTMQHLPGLSGLFVAGIFSASLSSVSAAINSLAAVTVQDFIKPLHSAVSKGVMLDSTCSYLLKALVLLFGILCIGVAYLTQFFGSILQMSLTLFGVIGGPVLAVFTMGVLNPYCNQKGALTGLFLGLIFSFWLGFSGPKPIPQRLSIDISGCANSTLVTINDLTNEISIEEDSTTVYPL; encoded by the exons ATGAATAGTATTAGACTcttattttccataaaaaaagtCCTGACGATAGCCAAAGCCAAAAAGCATAGACTGGAACCTTTAAATAAAAACACTCAACATAG cttgACCATGGCAGTTTTCAGCATTATTGATCATTTGGTGCTGGACATAACTCTGCTCATATCAGCAGCCATTGGTATTTATTCTAGATTCTCTGGAGGAAAGCAGCAAACCACGAAG GAATACCTTCTCGGTAATCAGAACCAAAGAATCTTACCAGTTGCTTTTTCTCTCATGGCTAGTTTCATGTCAGCTGTAACATTACTGGGTGTTAGTGCTGAAACTTATAATCATGGATTCATTTTTGTACTAATAAATTTTTCCTACATCATCGGCACTCCAGTTGTCACAAACATCTTTTTGCCTGTGTTTTTCAATTTAGGTGCCATTTCTGTGTACGAG TATTTAGAAAGGAGGTTTGGTTTTGCAACAAGGCTCGCCTGTTCTCTAGCATTCACCTTCCAGATGATGCTTTACACAGGCATTGTTTTGTATGCCCCAGCTCTAGCACTTGAAGCAGTCACTGGTCTTTCTCAAAGAATGTCTATCCTCATTGTTGGCCTATGTTGTTTGTTTTACTCCACAGTTGGTGGAATCAAAGCTGTTATATGGACTGATGTCTTTCAG TCCTTATTGATGTATGGTGCTCTATTGGCTGTTATCTTTGTTGCTGCTGCAAAATTTGACGGTGTCTCTGGGATTTGGAAAATTGCTGAAGAACATGGACGTATCAATCTTTATAA CCCATCTTTGGATCTCACTGAGCGGCACAGTTGGTTAGCTCTAACAGTCGGAGGCTTCTTCACATTCTTGTCTTTGTATGCAATTAATCAAACTCAAATTCAAAGATACTTAACAATGCAAGACCTGAATACTGCAACAAAGTCTTTGTGGTTGTCACTGCCTCTCCTTATGTTTCTTTCCTTTGCAACATGTTTCTGTGGACTCTCAATTTTTGCTATGTACCACAACTGCGATCCAATCAG TATGAAGCGAATTGCAAGCAAAGACCAATTAATGCCACTTTTTGTGATTGACACAATGCAGCATTTACCTGGTCTATCAGGTCTTTTTGTAGCTGGAATATTTAGTGCATCGTTAAGCTCTGTCTCAGCAGCTATAAATTCACTCGCTGCTGTCACTGTTCAAGACTTCATCAAG CCCTTACACTCAGCAGTTTCCAAAGGAGTCATGCTGGACTCAACTTGCAGTTATCTTCTTAAAGCGCTGGTACTTTTGTTTGGCATACTTTGTATTGGTGTGGCCtatttaactcaatttttcggaaGCATCCTTCAAATGTCTCTGACTCTTTTTGGCGTGATTGGTGGTCCAGTTTTAGCCGTTTTCACAATGGGTGTCCTGAATCCGTACTGTAATCAGAAG GGTGCATTAACCGGATTGTTCTTAGGCCTTATTTTCTCCTTCTGGCTAGGCTTCAGTGGCCCTAAACCAATACCCCAAAGGTTGTCTATTGATATTAGTGGTTGTGCCAATAGCACCCTTGTGACTATCAACGATTTAACAAATGAAATATCCATTGAAGAGGACTCTACAACTGTCTACCCCCT ATGA
- the LOC109034016 gene encoding putative sodium-dependent multivitamin transporter isoform X1 has protein sequence MNSIRLLFSIKKVLTIAKAKKHRLEPLNKNTQHSLTMAVFSIIDHLVLDITLLISAAIGIYSRFSGGKQQTTKEYLLGNQNQRILPVAFSLMASFMSAVTLLGVSAETYNHGFIFVLINFSYIIGTPVVTNIFLPVFFNLGAISVYEYLERRFGFATRLACSLAFTFQMMLYTGIVLYAPALALEAVTGLSQRMSILIVGLCCLFYSTVGGIKAVIWTDVFQSLLMYGALLAVIFVAAAKFDGVSGIWKIAEEHGRINLYNPSLDLTERHSWLALTVGGFFTFLSLYAINQTQIQRYLTMQDLNTATKSLWLSLPLLMFLSFATCFCGLSIFAMYHNCDPISMKRIASKDQLMPLFVIDTMQHLPGLSGLFVAGIFSASLSSVSAAINSLAAVTVQDFIKPLHSAVSKGVMLDSTCSYLLKALVLLFGILCIGVAYLTQFFGSILQMSLTLFGVIGGPVLAVFTMGVLNPYCNQKGALTGLFLGLIFSFWLGFSGPKPIPQRLSIDISGCANSTLVTINDLTNEISIEEDSTTVYPLTDEQSYSYLFRISYLYYIVLGFFSTAIVAVLVSLVTEANKNLNPSLYAPCIEKYVRRYQSKRQSKTVIVPESEATQYPLDKIEFVSDQEVIT, from the exons ATGAATAGTATTAGACTcttattttccataaaaaaagtCCTGACGATAGCCAAAGCCAAAAAGCATAGACTGGAACCTTTAAATAAAAACACTCAACATAG cttgACCATGGCAGTTTTCAGCATTATTGATCATTTGGTGCTGGACATAACTCTGCTCATATCAGCAGCCATTGGTATTTATTCTAGATTCTCTGGAGGAAAGCAGCAAACCACGAAG GAATACCTTCTCGGTAATCAGAACCAAAGAATCTTACCAGTTGCTTTTTCTCTCATGGCTAGTTTCATGTCAGCTGTAACATTACTGGGTGTTAGTGCTGAAACTTATAATCATGGATTCATTTTTGTACTAATAAATTTTTCCTACATCATCGGCACTCCAGTTGTCACAAACATCTTTTTGCCTGTGTTTTTCAATTTAGGTGCCATTTCTGTGTACGAG TATTTAGAAAGGAGGTTTGGTTTTGCAACAAGGCTCGCCTGTTCTCTAGCATTCACCTTCCAGATGATGCTTTACACAGGCATTGTTTTGTATGCCCCAGCTCTAGCACTTGAAGCAGTCACTGGTCTTTCTCAAAGAATGTCTATCCTCATTGTTGGCCTATGTTGTTTGTTTTACTCCACAGTTGGTGGAATCAAAGCTGTTATATGGACTGATGTCTTTCAG TCCTTATTGATGTATGGTGCTCTATTGGCTGTTATCTTTGTTGCTGCTGCAAAATTTGACGGTGTCTCTGGGATTTGGAAAATTGCTGAAGAACATGGACGTATCAATCTTTATAA CCCATCTTTGGATCTCACTGAGCGGCACAGTTGGTTAGCTCTAACAGTCGGAGGCTTCTTCACATTCTTGTCTTTGTATGCAATTAATCAAACTCAAATTCAAAGATACTTAACAATGCAAGACCTGAATACTGCAACAAAGTCTTTGTGGTTGTCACTGCCTCTCCTTATGTTTCTTTCCTTTGCAACATGTTTCTGTGGACTCTCAATTTTTGCTATGTACCACAACTGCGATCCAATCAG TATGAAGCGAATTGCAAGCAAAGACCAATTAATGCCACTTTTTGTGATTGACACAATGCAGCATTTACCTGGTCTATCAGGTCTTTTTGTAGCTGGAATATTTAGTGCATCGTTAAGCTCTGTCTCAGCAGCTATAAATTCACTCGCTGCTGTCACTGTTCAAGACTTCATCAAG CCCTTACACTCAGCAGTTTCCAAAGGAGTCATGCTGGACTCAACTTGCAGTTATCTTCTTAAAGCGCTGGTACTTTTGTTTGGCATACTTTGTATTGGTGTGGCCtatttaactcaatttttcggaaGCATCCTTCAAATGTCTCTGACTCTTTTTGGCGTGATTGGTGGTCCAGTTTTAGCCGTTTTCACAATGGGTGTCCTGAATCCGTACTGTAATCAGAAG GGTGCATTAACCGGATTGTTCTTAGGCCTTATTTTCTCCTTCTGGCTAGGCTTCAGTGGCCCTAAACCAATACCCCAAAGGTTGTCTATTGATATTAGTGGTTGTGCCAATAGCACCCTTGTGACTATCAACGATTTAACAAATGAAATATCCATTGAAGAGGACTCTACAACTGTCTACCCCCT aACAGATGAACAGTCTTACAGCTACTTGTTCCGAATTAGCTATCTTTACTACATAGTTCTTggatttttctcaactgcaATAGTAGCCGTTCTAGTCAGTCTTGTCACTGAagcaaacaaaaatttgaatccaTCTCTCTATGCTCCTTGTATAGAAAAGTATGTCAGAAGATATCAGAGCAAGAGGCAAAGTAAAACA GTAATAGTTCCTGAATCTGAGGCCACCCAATATCCTTTGGACAAAATCGAATTTGTCAGTGATCAAGAGGTCATTACGTAA
- the LOC109034017 gene encoding putative sodium-dependent multivitamin transporter — MTFFVALDYAVLGAVLCISAGIGIYYRFSGGKQKTNQEYLLGGRSQGIVPVAFSIMASFMSAITLLGTSAEIYSHGFIFVTINFTYIAAIPIITNFYMPVFFNLGYVSVYEYLEKRFGTATRLACSLVFILQGVLYMGVVLYAPALALEAVSGMSQSSAILIVGFVCVFYSTIGGIKAVIMTDVFQSLLMYAALFCVIGVSLVNAHGISEIWKVAEENGRINLLNFNLDPTERHSLFSIFIGGVFIFISLFGVNQIQVQRYLTTKDLGAASRSLWLALPLLSFLEVSACLCGLCLLYKYHDCDPIRTGRVKSNDQLMPLFVLDTMGRYPGLPGLFVAGMFSAALSTISGAINSLAAVTLEDYIRPLHSYLTSDTMEHRRSVLLSKILALAYGCICIGIAFLSKYLGSVLQAAFTIFGVVGGPLLAVFTLGVLVPLCNEKGALAGLFCGLIFSAWLGFGGPKPAVPNLPTSLDGCSHQQQLYFNGTTNFKSEEDSTEFSYLYRISYMYYVLLGFLTTFLVGIIVSCFTKRNSKLNPALYSPCLFKYMQKKYDAQLRLNPSGDQFKMMINSKPTSCSIEHET; from the exons ATGACGTTTTTTGTTGCTTTGGATTATGCTGTTCTGGGAGCTGTTCTTTGCATTTCAGCGGGGATTGGCATTTATTATAGATTCTCTGGTGGCAAGCAGAAGACCAATCAG GAGTATTTGCTCGGAGGTCGTAGTCAGGGAATTGTACCAGTTGCTTTCTCTATAATGGCTAGTTTCATGTCTGCAATCACACTACTTGGTACAAGTGCTGAAATCTACAGCCATGGTTTTATTTTTGTGACGATCAACTTTACCTATATTGCAGCTATACCAATCATCACTAACTTTTACATGCCTGTCTTCTTCAATTTAGGATATGTCTCTGTTTATGAG TATCTTGAAAAACGGTTTGGAACAGCAACAAGATTGGCATGTTCGCTAGTGTTTATCTTACAAGGTGTACTTTACATGGGAGTTGTTTTGTACGCCCCAGCTTTGGCATTGGAAGCTGTGTCTGGTATGTCTCAGTCAAGTGCAATACTAATCGTTGGGTTTGTATGTGTTTTTTACTCAACGATTGGTGGCATTAAAGCTGTAATCATGACAGatgtgtttcag TCCTTACTAATGTACGCTGCTTTATTCTGTGTCATTGGCGTCTCTTTAGTAAATGCTCATGGTATCAGTGAAATATGGAAGGTGGCAGAAGAAAATGGACGAATCAATCTTTTAAA TTTCAATCTAGATCCAACGGAGCGCCAtagtttattttctatttttattggCGGAGTGTTCATCTTCATATCTTTGTTTGGAGTGAACCAAATTCAAGTACAGCGATACCTTACAACAAAAGATTTGGGAGCAGCATCAAGAAGTTTGTGGCTAGCGTTACCCTTGTTAAGCTTTTTAGAAGTTTCTGCCTGTCTCTGTGGACTTTGTCTCCTCTACAAATATCATGATTGCGATCCCATCAG GACTGGCAGAGTGAAGTCGAATGACCAACTGATGCCATTATTTGTCCTTGATACGATGGGTCGATATCCTGGACTCCCGGGACTGTTCGTGGCTGGTATGTTCAGTGCAGCTTTGAGTACGATATCTGGAGCCATCAATTCTCTAGCCGCAGTAACACTTGAAGATTATATCAGG CCTCTTCACTCATATCTCACCTCGGATACTATGGAACACAGAAGAAGTGTCCTTCTCTCAAAAATATTAGCTCTTGCCTATGGTTGTATATGCATTGGCATCGCTTTTCTTTCTAAGTACCTAGGCAGCGTTTTGCAAGCTGCGTTTACAATTTTTGGTGTCGTTGGAGGACCATTACTCGCAGTGTTCACTCTAGGAGTGCTGGTTCCCCTGTGTAATGAAAAG GGAGCCCTTGCAGGACTGTTTTGTGGTCTTATATTTTCTGCATGGCTTGGGTTTGGTGGCCCTAAACCAGCAGTACCCAATCTACCGACCAGCCTTGATGGATGCTCTCACCAACAACAGCTTTATTTTAACGGAACAACAAATTTTAA gagtGAAGAAGACAGCACTGAATTTTCCTACCTTTATCGCATCAGTTATATGTACTATGTCTTATTAGGTTTCTTAACAACATTTTTGGTTGGTATAATTGTCAGTTGCTTCACAAAACGCAACAGCAAACTTAATCCAGCATTGTATTCGCCCTGTCTCTTCAAGTACATGCAGAAAAAGTATGACGCTCAGCTAAGATTG aatccgTCTGGAGATCAGTTCAAGATGATGATTAACTCAAAACCAACATCATGCAGCATCGAACACGAAACATGA